The Deltaproteobacteria bacterium genome contains the following window.
GGCGAGCAGATCGACCGGAAACTGATCGAGATAGCGGCCGGCGATCAGCGTTTCGCACGCTGCTTCGATGGCGTTGGCGAGGCGCTCGTCGAGCACGCCCGCCGTGCGATTGGCGCGGGCCGCCGCTCGTTTCACCTGCGCCAACGAGCGCACGTAAACCGGATAGTCGCTCAGGCGGTGTTGCGAGAAGCTGCAATTGAGAAGCGCGCGCTGCGAGTGAATTCCGAAGAGCGCGTCGGCGGGGAGGGCCAACTCGCCGATGAGGTCACGTTCGATGCGGGTCGCACTCGCCACGGCTGCGCCACGCCTCCGCGCTACGCTGCGCGGCCGTAGCGCGCCAACTGCAACAGCTCGGTGCTGCGCGTGCCGGGCTTGGTGTCGTAGGCGAGCAGCGCCACCAATCGCGTCGTCTGGCCGCGGATTGGCGTGACGCGGTGAATCGAATGGCGGCCTTCAAACAGCAGCAGCGTGCCCGGACACATCGGCACGTGCACGATGTCATCGCGCTCACCCGCAAGCAGCCGCTGCACACGCGGGTAGTTCTCTTCGCCGACGCTGCGAATAAGCGGAACGTATTCGAAGTCGCCGCCTTCGTCACCGTCGCGCAGGGCGATGGAAGTCACGAAGTCGGTCTGATCGAAGTGCCAGAATAGTTCCTCGCCCTCGCCCATGACCGCCACGTTGAGCGCCCCAAGCGGGTCGGCGTAGCGATACAGCGGATGCCGCGCCAGCGCCGCGCCGATGAATTGCATCAGCGGCTCCCACTCGTAGAGCTGACGCAGCAGCGAGTGCGCGGGGAATTGATCGTAGGCAATGACGCCGACGGCGGAGTTGCCGATGACGCGGCGCGGATGATCGTTCGGCAACGTAAAGTCCGGGATCTCTAGATACGCGGTCCCAACGCCGTTGCTGTGATGAGCGAGCGCGGCGAGAGTTTCCGCCTCGTGCACGAGTTCCGCGGTCGCCGCCGCGGTGAGGAAGCCGGGCAGCTCGCAGGCGCCGGTACCGTCGAGTTGCCGGCGACAGGCAGCGGTCAGCGTGCGCGCAGCTTGCGTCGCGAGATCGAGAATCGGATAGCGGGCGAGGTCGATCAGCTCGGCGGGAGACGGCATGGCGATGCGGCGATCACGCCGCCGACGCGGCCTCGCCGTTGAGCGCGCGACCAATGCGTTTGCGATTGCGATTGATGTCGCGCAGGTACTCGATGCCAGCCATCGCGATCGGATCGCCGACCATCTCGTCGCTCTCGCCGGCCAACTCGTCCATGTCGACCCACATCGCGTAGAGGCCGCGCGTGCGCTCGGTGATGATGCCGGCTTTGAGCAACGTCTTGATCAGCACGCGGAAGATGTTGTTGCTCTGCTTCATCAGGCGACGCCGATCGTCGTCGGTGAACGCCTCCATGACGGCGGCGCGCACCCATTGCCAGTCGAGATCGAAGCGCGCGTAGATGATCTGCTTCTGTTCGGCGTTGATCAGGTTGAACAGCAGCGTCTGGAAGCATTGCGCGGCCCAGTCTTCGACGCGCTGGTGCTCTTCTTCGGTGAGTTTTGGAATCGTGCGGTCAGCCCAGATCTTGCCGAACTTGTGATGGAACGCCTCGTCGGTCATCACCAACTGCGTCAGCTTGACCAGCAGCGGGTCCTTGGCGCGCGAATGCAGCGTGGCAAAGGCGCCCATCGCCAAACCTTCGACCAGCATCTGCATGCCGACCAGCTTCTTGTAGACCTCGGGCGCCGTCACCATCTCGTTGAGCAACACCTTCAGCGTGTGGCCGGCTGGCAACGGAGCACCCCAGCGCGCCTTCATATAGGCGGCGTAGGCGGTAACGTGGCGCGCTTCTTCACGCACTTGATTGGCGGCGTACTCCTGCGCGCCCGGATCGCGCAGCAACTGACACAAGCTGGCCGAGAGCGACAGCGCGCCTTGCTCACCGTGGAGAATCGACGACAGCACCCAGCGCGTGCTTTCGTTCGCCAGCTCGATACGCTGCTGCGCGTCCAAGCGATCGGCGACGGCAGAGTTCAGCTCGGGCACCATCTCCTTTGGCAGGATAGTGTCGGCACTCAGGTCGAAGGGCTGCTCGAAATTTACGTAGACCGGATCGGTCGGGTCCCAGAAGTGATCGTGGGTGGCAGCGATGATGCTGTCGAACGCGCCGGTGCGATCGCCGTAGCGGTCGACCTCGAGCATGGCGGGGAAGTCATCCGGCGCCACCGTGTTGTAGATCGGATCGTACGTAATCTGGTCGACCATCAACAACCTCCTGCTGGCCTGGGCGGGCACGCTATCGTCAGTGCCGGTTCTGGTCAACCGCACGGGAACTATCATCCCCAGTCCGAAAATATTTCAACGCAAAGTCGCAAGGACGCGAAGGCGCAAGGCGAGCATTCCTTGAAGAGAGTCCATTTCTCTGAAAGGTGTTCCAGTGGCACTCGGGTGTTCGAGTCGAGCGATCGGACCAACCCCTCTCGCCTCTGTGTCTCGGCGGCTTTGCGGCTACGGAATCGCCTTTCAGAACCGGTTCGCGTTGCTCGCGCTCAATACTCGTTCGCAAACTGCGGATGGACCCAGAGGAACTCCTGCCGCTTGTTCTGCACCCGCACCAATCCCCCGAAGCCTGCGTCCTTCTCTTTGAGCCATGCCTGAAACTCCCGCAACACACCTCCGTCGGCGCGGATGACTCCGGTACGTTCTACCTCCGGCCCATCTTTCTCTGCGAGCCATTCCGTCGTTTTTTCACCTGCGCTCAACATCGCCTCGGCGCACCCCTTGCCGAAATCGAGTTGGTTCTCCAGGGCCTTGTAAGCGGCTTCGTCGAGCGCCAGCTTGGTGGCGGACGCAGCCACCGGCAGCACCAGACTGAGTGTGCCCGCCAACACCTTGAGGAATGGCGCCGCCTTCGCGAACCACTCCCGCGTCACGTCAAATTCATACACGCCTTCCTTCTCGTGCTTGTTCAGCAAGGGAAGCGGCAAACGCGTGTGCTCGCACCACAGCGTGACGCGGAATTTCTTTTTCACCCAGCCGTTGGGATTGAATGCTAAGCGCTCAACCGGTTGCAGGCTGAACAGCCGCGGCCCTTCCTTCGCTTCATCGACCAAGGCTCGCATCAAGCCCGCGAAGGCGTCGTCCACGCGGCTGAGAATACGCGCTTCGTTCGTGTCGAACCGCCGCATCACCGCGCCGTGCTGCGACAGCAACAGGGGGCGGATGACGGCTAATTCGGCCTTCATGGATTGGAAGTTCTCCAGCAACTCCGTCACCGGATCACGCCGCGCCGCCGGCGCGTTGCGCAGCAAACAGTCGATGCTCTGCCACTCGTTGCAGACGGGACACGGATA
Protein-coding sequences here:
- a CDS encoding ferritin-like domain-containing protein, translating into MVDQITYDPIYNTVAPDDFPAMLEVDRYGDRTGAFDSIIAATHDHFWDPTDPVYVNFEQPFDLSADTILPKEMVPELNSAVADRLDAQQRIELANESTRWVLSSILHGEQGALSLSASLCQLLRDPGAQEYAANQVREEARHVTAYAAYMKARWGAPLPAGHTLKVLLNEMVTAPEVYKKLVGMQMLVEGLAMGAFATLHSRAKDPLLVKLTQLVMTDEAFHHKFGKIWADRTIPKLTEEEHQRVEDWAAQCFQTLLFNLINAEQKQIIYARFDLDWQWVRAAVMEAFTDDDRRRLMKQSNNIFRVLIKTLLKAGIITERTRGLYAMWVDMDELAGESDEMVGDPIAMAGIEYLRDINRNRKRIGRALNGEAASAA